The Elusimicrobiota bacterium genome has a window encoding:
- the rpmC gene encoding 50S ribosomal protein L29 yields the protein MKTKQWNELKDLTLPELTLQLDNKMLKYYRIKVQHKSAPLKNPLEIREMRKDIARMKTLLKQKFNKA from the coding sequence ATGAAAACAAAACAATGGAATGAATTAAAGGATTTGACTTTACCTGAGTTGACTTTACAGCTGGACAATAAAATGTTAAAGTATTATAGAATTAAAGTCCAGCACAAATCAGCACCCTTGAAAAATCCTCTTGAAATAAGAGAAATGCGCAAAGATATAGCGCGCATGAAAACGCTTCTTAAACAGAAATTTAATAAAGCATAA
- the rpsC gene encoding 30S ribosomal protein S3: MGQKVSPKANRLGYIEDWTSKWFNLREQPALIEEDYKIRQYIKNKLRMAGISKVVIERVGKYLRINIYTARPGIVIGRKGQEIENLRHDLEIISSKKTFINVMEIKEPALDAQLVSEAVALQLEKNINYRRAMKRAIEKTMSSGALGIKIMVGGRLGGAEIARSEWIREGRIPLHTFRADIDYGFSEAMIKKGKIGVKAWIFKKEFYRKTDKEFLKEKEAKLVERDRIESLTDQKPIDDLIAPVEGTETE; the protein is encoded by the coding sequence ATGGGACAAAAAGTATCACCAAAAGCAAACAGATTAGGTTATATCGAAGACTGGACGTCAAAATGGTTTAATTTGCGTGAACAGCCGGCGCTGATAGAAGAGGATTACAAAATCAGGCAGTATATAAAAAATAAGCTTAGAATGGCCGGCATTTCGAAAGTTGTTATCGAACGTGTAGGGAAATACCTGAGAATTAACATATATACGGCCAGGCCTGGTATAGTTATAGGACGAAAAGGCCAGGAAATTGAAAATTTAAGGCATGATCTAGAAATAATATCTAGCAAAAAGACTTTTATTAACGTCATGGAAATAAAAGAGCCGGCTTTAGACGCGCAATTAGTGTCGGAAGCAGTTGCATTACAGCTGGAAAAAAACATTAATTATAGGCGTGCGATGAAACGCGCGATTGAGAAAACAATGTCATCCGGAGCCTTGGGAATTAAAATTATGGTTGGCGGCAGGCTAGGCGGAGCAGAAATAGCCAGGTCTGAATGGATAAGGGAAGGCCGCATACCGTTACATACATTCAGGGCTGATATTGATTACGGTTTCTCCGAAGCAATGATCAAAAAAGGAAAGATCGGCGTAAAAGCCTGGATCTTTAAAAAAGAATTTTATAGAAAAACTGATAAAGAGTTTCTTAAAGAAAAAGAAGCAAAGCTGGTCGAAAGAGACAGGATTGAAAGCCTTACGGACCAGAAACCGATTGACGACTTGATAGCCCCGGTAGAAGGAACTGAAACAGAATAA
- the rplP gene encoding 50S ribosomal protein L16 has protein sequence MLMPSRVKFRKQQRGRIKGLSTRGSEIAFGKYGLKALEGGWVTARQIEACRLSLARSLKQGGKVWLRIFPDKPVTKKPAETRQGKGKGDPDHWVAVVRPGRIIVELEGINEADAREAIRLVTHKFSIRTKYVHRAE, from the coding sequence ATGTTAATGCCATCACGAGTAAAGTTCAGAAAACAACAAAGAGGAAGAATTAAAGGCTTGTCTACCAGAGGTTCTGAAATAGCTTTTGGTAAATACGGTTTGAAGGCCCTTGAAGGCGGTTGGGTAACTGCCAGGCAGATTGAAGCGTGCAGGTTATCTTTAGCTCGTTCATTAAAACAGGGCGGAAAGGTTTGGTTAAGAATATTCCCGGATAAACCAGTCACAAAAAAGCCTGCTGAAACCAGGCAGGGAAAAGGCAAAGGCGATCCAGATCATTGGGTAGCCGTGGTAAGGCCCGGCAGAATAATAGTTGAACTTGAAGGAATAAACGAAGCAGATGCCCGGGAAGCTATCCGTTTAGTAACTCACAAATTTTCCATAAGAACGAAATACGTTCACAGAGCAGAATAG